One Kangiella geojedonensis DNA segment encodes these proteins:
- a CDS encoding D-2-hydroxyacid dehydrogenase → MRAVFLDADTLGNWQGKSHQPLADLTPLAECFDDFDVYGLTKPEEVLERCKDADVVITNKVVLDGETLKQLPQLKVIQLAATGMNNIDLEAAKELDIKCFNVADYSTFAVAQLTLQFMLNFATRACEHYQLTAQGAWQKSRMFTLTDFPIMELEGKTLALIGYGNIGKKVEQLAQAFGMKVIVANIPGRPMRDNQVTLDEALPQADFVSLHCPLTDETKDLLNKDFFHQMKSTAYVINTARGPVINEQDLAIALKNKVIAGAGLDVLSVEPPSLNNPLLASDIPNIAITPHIAWASHEAKQRLIQGMADNMKELS, encoded by the coding sequence ATGCGAGCAGTATTTCTAGACGCCGATACACTAGGTAACTGGCAAGGTAAATCACACCAGCCACTCGCCGACTTAACGCCATTGGCTGAATGCTTTGATGACTTTGACGTTTATGGTCTTACGAAACCCGAAGAAGTACTTGAGCGCTGTAAAGATGCCGACGTAGTAATTACTAATAAAGTGGTATTAGATGGCGAAACACTTAAGCAGTTGCCCCAACTAAAAGTAATTCAGCTGGCTGCTACTGGCATGAATAATATTGATTTAGAAGCAGCGAAAGAACTCGATATTAAGTGCTTTAATGTTGCTGACTACTCTACCTTTGCCGTAGCGCAACTGACGCTTCAGTTCATGCTTAATTTCGCCACCCGCGCTTGTGAACATTATCAGCTCACTGCTCAAGGCGCATGGCAGAAAAGCCGCATGTTTACCCTGACTGACTTTCCGATCATGGAGCTCGAAGGAAAAACTCTAGCGTTAATTGGTTACGGCAATATCGGTAAAAAAGTAGAACAGCTGGCTCAAGCCTTTGGCATGAAGGTTATCGTCGCCAACATCCCAGGCCGTCCTATGCGCGACAACCAAGTCACGCTTGACGAAGCCTTACCACAAGCTGACTTCGTCTCACTTCACTGTCCACTGACTGACGAAACTAAAGACTTACTCAACAAAGATTTCTTCCATCAAATGAAATCCACCGCTTATGTTATCAATACAGCCCGTGGCCCAGTAATCAATGAACAAGATTTGGCAATCGCGCTAAAGAATAAGGTTATCGCCGGTGCGGGTCTCGACGTTCTATCTGTTGAGCCTCCTAGCCTAAATAACCCGTTACTCGCATCAGACATTCCGAATATCGCAATCACACCACATATTGCCTGGGCCAGTCATGAAGCGAAGCAGCGTTTGATTCAAGGTATGGCGGATAATATGAAAGAGTTAAGTTAG
- the lptM gene encoding LPS translocon maturation chaperone LptM, with protein MTIKRLRQLGMMSLAVLFLAACGQKGPLFMPEEEPEKQLENQKVEEDQEAKGEDQ; from the coding sequence ATGACGATAAAACGTTTACGGCAGCTGGGGATGATGAGCTTGGCCGTGCTGTTTTTGGCTGCTTGTGGGCAGAAAGGACCTTTATTCATGCCCGAGGAAGAACCAGAAAAACAGTTAGAAAATCAAAAGGTTGAAGAAGATCAGGAAGCTAAAGGGGAGGATCAATGA
- the cyaY gene encoding iron donor protein CyaY gives MTTLTETEFNDKMDDTIIAIEEALDELDEVDIDYETSGGILTITVENGTKVIINRQTPLKQLWLAAKDGGYHLDWIDGKWQTDKDQESLESLLNRVLSQQSGETVSLTLNY, from the coding sequence ATGACCACTCTGACTGAAACCGAATTCAACGATAAGATGGATGACACTATAATCGCCATAGAAGAGGCTCTGGATGAGCTTGATGAGGTGGATATTGATTACGAAACCAGTGGTGGAATTTTGACCATTACTGTCGAAAATGGCACAAAAGTTATTATCAATCGTCAAACACCATTAAAACAATTGTGGCTAGCGGCAAAGGACGGTGGTTATCATTTAGATTGGATTGACGGCAAGTGGCAAACCGACAAAGATCAAGAGTCGCTGGAATCACTACTTAATCGTGTATTAAGCCAGCAGTCGGGCGAAACGGTATCCCTGACCTTAAATTACTAA
- a CDS encoding DUF484 family protein, with the protein MAKAAEDLERVEGKIANYLEKNPEFFERHPQLLENLKINHKVYGSVSLVERQILNLRQRTENLQGRLNEMMDNAHVNSELLVKCSELAVNLIQVSTKQEVVDTLSKKIHDYFNIDDCQLWLCQNNDNLENVKVSDIDTLRKLTDQQFIQDDPVCGRVTESINQLFDSEDALESYALIPLGEGAEVGIIALGSHNVELFTADMGTLFLRFIGDVAEACLTQ; encoded by the coding sequence ATGGCTAAAGCTGCTGAAGATTTAGAAAGAGTGGAAGGCAAGATCGCGAATTACTTAGAAAAGAATCCTGAGTTCTTTGAACGTCACCCACAGCTCTTAGAAAATCTAAAAATTAACCACAAAGTGTATGGATCGGTATCGTTAGTTGAGCGCCAAATTTTGAACCTGCGACAGCGCACAGAAAACTTGCAGGGTCGATTAAATGAAATGATGGACAATGCTCATGTGAACAGTGAGTTATTGGTAAAGTGTTCAGAGTTAGCGGTGAACCTGATTCAAGTTTCGACTAAGCAAGAAGTGGTCGACACCTTGAGTAAAAAAATCCATGACTATTTTAACATTGATGACTGTCAACTGTGGCTATGTCAGAACAACGATAATCTTGAAAACGTTAAAGTTTCGGATATTGATACTTTGCGTAAATTAACCGATCAACAGTTTATACAAGATGATCCAGTTTGTGGACGAGTGACAGAAAGCATTAACCAGTTATTTGATAGCGAAGATGCGCTTGAGTCTTATGCATTGATTCCTTTGGGCGAGGGCGCGGAAGTCGGCATTATTGCTTTAGGAAGTCATAACGTTGAGCTTTTTACAGCTGATATGGGAACGCTCTTTTTACGATTTATTGGTGATGTGGCGGAAGCTTGCTTAACCCAGTGA
- a CDS encoding alpha/beta hydrolase, which yields MRDNNSDLLPCVNVEPTSEHKATVIWLHGLGADGHDFEPIVPELKLSPELGVKFIFPHAPVMPVTINGGYEMRAWYDIRDADLANREDKEGVRQSSELVKKIIESEIESGIPSDKIVLAGFSQGGAIALHLATRFDQKLAGIVALSTYLTIPESLSDEKTEANIETPVFMAHGSQDPVVPMQRGQYSAKVLEDNGFRVNWQDYPMAHAVCLEEIQALGQYFNKVLS from the coding sequence ATGAGAGACAACAACTCAGACTTATTGCCTTGCGTTAACGTTGAACCAACTTCTGAACATAAAGCGACGGTTATCTGGTTGCACGGCCTTGGCGCTGATGGCCATGATTTCGAACCCATTGTACCTGAACTGAAATTATCACCTGAGCTGGGCGTTAAATTTATTTTCCCCCATGCTCCCGTGATGCCTGTCACGATTAATGGCGGCTACGAAATGCGTGCTTGGTATGATATTCGCGACGCTGACTTGGCTAACCGTGAAGATAAAGAAGGAGTGCGACAGTCCTCTGAACTCGTCAAAAAGATCATAGAATCAGAAATTGAATCAGGGATTCCGAGTGACAAAATCGTTTTAGCCGGCTTTTCCCAAGGCGGGGCTATTGCACTTCATTTGGCCACTCGCTTTGACCAAAAACTCGCTGGGATCGTTGCTCTATCTACCTATTTAACCATCCCAGAAAGCTTGTCAGATGAAAAGACAGAGGCCAATATCGAAACACCTGTGTTTATGGCCCACGGCTCTCAAGACCCTGTTGTGCCTATGCAGCGCGGCCAATACAGCGCCAAAGTGTTAGAAGACAATGGCTTCAGAGTAAACTGGCAAGATTACCCCATGGCTCACGCCGTCTGCCTAGAAGAAATTCAAGCATTGGGTCAGTATTTTAACAAAGTTCTTAGTTAG
- a CDS encoding 2-keto-4-pentenoate hydratase yields MKKATLLLPFFSVFLLLSGCGSMLAPSEEEKMMQDAYALQRVSVLQHAISDPVVGYKAGLTSEKGQAAFNVDEPLVGALFKSGFSRNRGAYLLGNYHDLRLEVELGFILSQPITKPITIEELPQYIRAIVPIVELPNLRFARKSDMTAVTLVTSNVASNQFIMGNTMPFDSEHVNDLQATLKKNGTVVTQGVATDAMGDQKEALVWMINKLLSVNYPINKDYLLITGALGTMLPAEKGQYEAYFGTESAKPYEMYVISFSIR; encoded by the coding sequence ATGAAAAAAGCGACACTATTATTACCCTTTTTCTCGGTTTTCCTACTTTTGTCTGGATGCGGCTCCATGCTGGCGCCCTCTGAAGAAGAAAAAATGATGCAAGACGCCTATGCATTACAGCGAGTTAGCGTCCTGCAGCATGCCATTAGCGATCCAGTCGTCGGTTACAAGGCCGGATTAACCAGCGAAAAGGGGCAAGCGGCTTTTAATGTCGACGAACCACTAGTCGGTGCTTTATTTAAAAGTGGCTTTAGCCGTAATCGAGGCGCTTACTTGCTGGGTAACTATCACGACTTGCGGCTTGAAGTTGAGTTAGGCTTTATTCTAAGTCAACCCATCACAAAACCTATTACCATCGAAGAGCTTCCCCAGTATATAAGAGCTATAGTTCCCATCGTTGAGCTTCCAAATTTACGCTTCGCCCGCAAAAGTGACATGACCGCTGTGACATTAGTTACCAGTAATGTCGCTTCGAATCAATTTATCATGGGCAATACCATGCCATTCGATAGCGAGCATGTTAATGACTTACAGGCCACCCTGAAAAAAAATGGCACTGTCGTTACTCAAGGTGTAGCAACTGATGCCATGGGCGATCAAAAAGAAGCCTTGGTCTGGATGATTAATAAGCTACTTTCGGTAAACTACCCCATCAATAAAGATTACTTGCTGATCACTGGGGCTCTTGGCACAATGTTGCCCGCTGAAAAAGGGCAGTACGAAGCTTACTTTGGCACTGAATCTGCCAAACCTTATGAAATGTATGTCATTTCATTTTCAATACGCTAA
- a CDS encoding HAD-IA family hydrolase, protein MSKTTAKKIQAVDWEKVKVISFDLDDTLWDNTGVIEKCEQELYNFLCRKHPPFGEHYSKETMHRVSEQFIAQDVPHFENMTILRKAVIEHMLLETAGDLNLVNQAFGVFYYWRNQIQIPELTYQLLDKLNKQYSLFAVSNGNSNLYWLGLMDYFEKHYIAGVDGRAKPSADMLHKICDLKNIEPQELLHIGDNHDTDIQSSINADCQHLEIHVKDLGKLYEGV, encoded by the coding sequence ATGTCTAAAACTACTGCGAAAAAAATACAAGCTGTCGATTGGGAAAAAGTCAAAGTAATCAGTTTTGATCTTGATGATACCTTGTGGGATAACACTGGAGTTATCGAAAAGTGCGAACAAGAGCTCTATAATTTTTTATGTCGGAAACACCCGCCTTTTGGGGAGCATTATTCAAAAGAAACCATGCACCGTGTATCAGAGCAATTCATAGCTCAAGATGTGCCGCACTTCGAAAACATGACCATATTACGCAAAGCCGTTATTGAGCACATGTTGTTAGAGACCGCTGGCGACTTAAACCTAGTCAACCAAGCATTCGGAGTTTTCTATTATTGGCGCAATCAAATTCAGATACCAGAACTCACTTATCAACTTTTAGACAAGCTAAACAAACAGTACAGCTTATTCGCCGTCAGTAACGGTAACTCGAACTTATACTGGCTGGGTTTAATGGACTACTTTGAAAAGCACTACATTGCTGGCGTCGATGGTCGCGCCAAACCGTCTGCTGATATGCTGCATAAAATCTGCGACTTAAAAAATATCGAACCACAAGAACTTCTACATATTGGTGATAACCATGACACCGATATTCAAAGCAGTATTAATGCAGATTGCCAGCATTTAGAAATTCACGTGAAGGATTTGGGAAAACTTTACGAAGGAGTTTGA
- the xerC gene encoding tyrosine recombinase XerC, with translation MIKAVNDYYDQLLHQKQYSEHTVNNYKRQILDFINYLAERVKDWPKVSSQDIRLWMAHHHRNGASAATIGLKLSSLRGFLDYLVSQKIIKTNPALGLRGPKKPKRLPKNIDVDSLNHFIDSLPESEPIEIRDKAMIELLYSAGIRLSELSSMNLDSINFNDQTLRVLGKGRKIREVPFGTAASKLLRKWIKNRVSFIKDPNEKALFLSNRGQRLGNRSIQQRLNYWGKRQGLTDVLHPHKLRHSCATHVLESSSDLRAVQELLGHASISTTQIYTHLDFQHLAKTYDAAHPRARKNKKDNK, from the coding sequence ATGATAAAAGCGGTCAACGACTATTATGATCAGCTACTTCATCAGAAGCAATACTCTGAGCACACAGTAAATAATTATAAGCGTCAGATTTTAGATTTTATAAACTACTTAGCAGAAAGAGTTAAAGATTGGCCAAAAGTATCAAGCCAAGATATTCGGCTATGGATGGCGCACCATCATCGAAACGGTGCATCGGCAGCGACAATAGGTTTAAAGCTTTCGTCATTGCGCGGTTTTTTGGATTATTTGGTGTCACAAAAAATCATTAAGACCAATCCAGCTCTTGGTTTAAGGGGCCCGAAAAAGCCAAAGCGTTTACCTAAAAACATTGATGTCGATAGCTTAAATCATTTTATAGATAGTTTGCCTGAATCTGAGCCTATTGAGATTCGGGACAAAGCGATGATCGAATTGTTGTATTCGGCTGGAATCCGACTGTCAGAATTATCGTCAATGAATTTAGACTCAATTAACTTTAATGACCAAACGCTAAGAGTACTCGGTAAAGGTCGGAAAATTCGCGAAGTGCCGTTTGGAACAGCAGCATCAAAGTTACTTAGAAAGTGGATCAAAAACCGTGTGTCATTTATCAAAGATCCCAATGAAAAGGCATTGTTTTTAAGTAATCGGGGGCAACGTTTAGGCAACCGCTCGATACAACAACGTTTAAATTATTGGGGAAAGCGTCAAGGGTTAACCGATGTGTTGCACCCGCACAAATTACGACACTCTTGCGCAACACATGTTTTAGAATCCTCCAGTGACTTAAGAGCGGTTCAAGAATTGTTAGGCCATGCCAGTATTTCCACCACACAAATTTATACGCACTTAGATTTTCAACATCTCGCTAAAACCTATGATGCAGCGCACCCTCGAGCTAGAAAGAATAAAAAAGATAACAAATAA
- the dapF gene encoding diaminopimelate epimerase has protein sequence MIVPFTKMQGIGNDFMVVDAISQPVYLNQGQISQLAHRNFGIGFDQLLMIEAPQHPEADFHFRIFNADGSEAGHCGNGARAVAKYVRQKGLTWKRELRLSTNTATMNTVMEDNGLITINMGKPRLEPEKIPLRFAQQSETYMIDAEGIRYKIGAVSMGNPHCVLQVEDIDKAAVGKVGPILSHHSYFPAQANVGFMQVVESNEIKLRVFERGVGETLACGTGACAAVVAGRLQKILDEKVKVTLPGGSLWIRWAGKGSPVYMTGPAKVVFEGQIDV, from the coding sequence ATGATTGTCCCGTTTACTAAAATGCAGGGTATTGGTAACGATTTTATGGTGGTGGACGCCATTTCTCAGCCGGTATACCTAAACCAAGGTCAAATTAGCCAACTAGCACACCGAAACTTTGGTATAGGCTTTGATCAGTTGCTGATGATCGAAGCGCCACAACATCCTGAGGCCGATTTTCACTTCCGAATCTTTAATGCTGACGGTAGTGAAGCTGGGCATTGTGGAAACGGCGCAAGAGCGGTGGCTAAGTATGTTCGGCAAAAAGGCTTAACATGGAAACGTGAGTTACGGCTATCGACCAATACCGCAACCATGAATACTGTGATGGAAGATAATGGTTTAATCACCATCAATATGGGCAAGCCACGATTAGAGCCCGAAAAGATTCCGCTACGATTTGCGCAGCAGTCTGAAACCTACATGATTGATGCAGAAGGCATTCGATATAAGATTGGCGCAGTATCAATGGGCAACCCACATTGTGTGTTGCAGGTAGAAGATATCGACAAAGCGGCTGTTGGGAAAGTGGGGCCCATCTTGAGCCACCATAGTTATTTCCCAGCGCAAGCAAATGTTGGCTTTATGCAGGTGGTAGAGTCCAATGAAATAAAGCTTCGTGTTTTTGAGCGCGGCGTTGGTGAAACGTTGGCTTGTGGCACAGGGGCTTGTGCGGCAGTAGTGGCTGGTCGTTTGCAAAAGATTTTAGATGAAAAAGTAAAAGTCACGTTACCCGGCGGTAGCCTTTGGATTCGCTGGGCGGGTAAAGGGAGTCCAGTGTATATGACGGGACCTGCAAAAGTTGTGTTCGAAGGACAAATTGATGTCTAA